Genomic DNA from Pseudorasbora parva isolate DD20220531a chromosome 17, ASM2467924v1, whole genome shotgun sequence:
ATGTGCTTATTTACTTTCAGCAATGTGAATGTCTCCgttgagcattatttatttgtattcgcTACATTTTACTGTGGATTCTTTTGGAAATCAGTCACATTTTCAGTGCAGGCtttgcaaacagacttttaCGATATGGACTCGACAGTAATGCCACAACATGTCAGTAACCGTGttaattctaatgcctgatctgaaaccagtgatttctgatatgtaatTATTCATTTACAGTCAGAtgttgtttgtctgtgtgtcagtaaatcaaaccaatGATTATATGCTCAACTTCAAattgtttctcttagtaggatgaaaataatattttatttaaactgtgattaaattatttatagAAAGCAATCAAAGAACTCTCCCTTTACAATCGCTGATGTTGTCAATCGTACAGCGCAATATGTTCAGTTCTGGACTCCCACCAAAACTCCCGTTAGAATCAAcaaatctcttatttacattgtgtttgcaaTGTTAGTGTGGCGagggggggcgtggtttagcgagGTCTGTGACGGGAAAGAGAGTCGGAGGACGAGCGGCACGTAAGTGAATCAGGGGCAAACAATGAACACCTTTCTCTTGGTTCAGTAATTGGCAGCCACGCAGGAGATGAAGACCACAGACCTCGCTAAACCACCCCCCCTCGCCACAGTTAGTTATGAAAAAAAGCATTAGTTAGTGTGCAAAAATCGAGTTACAATGACGAGATCACTGCATTCATGCACTCAACATCATGTCAATTGCTGCAACCTTGCCTGATGGAAGAAATGCAGAACgagctctcaaaaatgatgcaCTGATAAAACATCTATTACGATTGAAGGAGAATTCTGGGTTTTATATGTTGCTTGCAAAAGTGGGCTAACTCCCACAGCTGACCAGAAAAACCTTGACCTACTGGgtcaatgtttttttctccCCATTCTACAAATGGCAGGTGTGCAAATCTTTGGAAAACCTCTTTGAAAACAGTAATTTTCTCCGCAATTCCATTTGGTTATACGGAAATTACATACTTCCTCTTGAAGATCCCAGGTAATTTCCTTGTATAAATGGTGGGCATTTTCTCATTCCATGGCTTTCGATTCACCTCTTTTGCCTCTTGCTGTCAATTCATTGCAGCTTATTTCTCATTTTTGCCTCCAGGTCAATGGCCAAGACATGCAGGAGGTCAGCCACCACGAGGCTGTCAGCGTCCTGAGGAATGCTGGGAGCTGCATAAAAATGAAAGTGCTACGGGAGAGATGCGTGGCCATGGAGCGGAAAGCGCATGAGAGGGCCGACACCAACGAGACGGACCCCCAGGTCAGCCAAGAGTGGGATGTTACCATGAGCAATAACAGATCAAGTGGCCCACAATCCTCCACTGATCCTATGCTGGACTGCAGCTCATTGACCAACAGGATAGAAGCTATGGTCTGCAATGGAAACGGATTGGTAGGCACAAGCGCAGCGTTTATAAAGAGAGCATTAGCAGTTCTATTATATTTCACAGCGGGATAGAAGCAATGAAATTATCTGAAAGTTGAATCAGTTAGGTCAACACTCATGTTTTTAGAACTCCAATGCTTGTTTTCCAGTTTTCTCTTGACACTTTTCATGTTATTTTGTTAGAATGAAGCAGTACAGGACTTATGGCCAATGAAAGAGATGGAGACCTTCAGAAACAATGCCCTACAGGTTATGAAAAACACCATGACGGTACGTATGGAGGATAGTacgttttttttctgtgtattagtTTCACAATGAAATCGCAGGAATAAATTTGATCAACATTCTGTCCTTGATTCTGATGTATAGTTAAAACATTCCTGTCCTTTCATTCATTCTTGGTGAAGAAATAAACCCCAGAAACATTATAGACTCAAAGAGAACATTACAATAGTAGATAATAATTATAGAAACAGAAACTGAAGCCCATTCTAAAATAAATTTGTCCAACCTGACACTTTGGCTTTGAAAAGGTGTGAATTAATTTCCTCTCTGTATATGAATGTTTCAGGACATTTACAATCTTTCTTCTTCTGctcagtttattttgttttgaagTCGGCATGAAAAAGAAGCTGTGATCTTGTTTTCCCTATTGGGATGTATATCTGCATCAAATGGCttctcaaaaaaagaaagatttcGATTTTGTCCATCGGAATTGATTGAATCATTGAATTGCTGTCATTTGCTAATTGCTGTGAACAAGTCCAcatgaataaaacaaaactggtgatgtgcaatgataaatatttaaatctgttcatgcaatattgccaaaagtattgggacacccctccaaatcattgaattcaggtgttcctatcacttccatggccacaggtgaataaatcaagcactaggcatgcagccacttctacaaacatttgtacaagaatgggtcactctccgGAGCTCAGTGATctcaagcgtggtactgtgatagtttttttttttgtgataggccatctgtgcaataagtccattcgggAAATTTCTTGACTACTATATATTCCACAGTcagctgttagtggtattataacaaattgAAAGTAATTGGGaataacagcaactcagccatgaaatggtaggccacataaaatcacagagcggggtcagcgcatgctgagggtcacagtcaGCAGAAGTCACCACCTTTCTGCAGCGTCAAtaactacagacctccaaactgcATGTGGCCTTTAAATTAGCTCATGAACAGTGCAAAGAGATTAGTTCATGGATtagtttccatggccgagcagctcatccaaaccttacatcaccaagtgcaatgcaaaaagtcggatgcagtggtgtaaagcatgctGACACTGGACTCAAGAGCAGTGGAGActtgttctctggagtgaccaatcacacttctctgtctgtcaATCAGATGGATAATCTTGCCTGAcagcattgtgccaagtgtggggttgtttttcaggggttgcttttcttggccccttagttccagtgaaaggaaatcttaatgcttcagcataccaagacatttcatgctcccaactttgtgggaacagtttggggatggcccctttctGAAATGACTGTGCACCactgcacaaagcaaggtccataaagacatagatatgcgagtttggtgtggagggaCATGACTGGCCTGGACTAAGTCCTGACCTCCTTCCGACATAAggcctttgggatgaattagagcagagactgagaACTAGGACTTGTCCAACAtaagtgcctgacctcacaaatgcgcttctagaaaaatggtcaaaaattcccataaacacactcctaaataTGGTCGTCCAGTagtgcacaacacaacggaatttaaaaagcataaataagttcacaacacaacaaaatcaagccacaacacaacaaaaaattcacaacacaacgaaaatgCTCCCGACCACTGGGGGGCTCTCGGAATGCGGTTCCCCTGTTTGGATCTGTGCTCTCCTTTTTTCAAATAGGGTGGAACGATGACTGTCTTCTCTACCCTAAGGTTTAGGTGGCCACTATACTGGCTCACAATGACCTGGTGGATTCTGGAATGGTAGGACAGAACGACCTGATATGCAGGCCTTATGCTCTCTTGTGACCTCTCAGTGGTTTTATCTACCCTGCTGAgtgctccctttgagccttGCAGTCCTTTTGAGTTGTAAGTTCCTTTAGATGAAAGTGATGCTCTTGATTGTGTGGCTGCTATCAAAGCGGTATGAAACCTGTAGGCATTGTCGGTGACGAAGTGTGCCAGGAATCCAGGCTGGTCTTTCTCATGTGTTAACTTGAGACCCCAATTtagatatgtgcccaaggttcccaggTGCTGAACCTGCAAGCACTGCCTtagaggaggcagacccagccttgacactgctctgtccagtataCACCCTCCATGCTTATGTAGACAGGACCCAGtgcttcaggacctcagaccagctctttgcatgttatggtgggaagctgaagggAAGAGCTCTCTCCAAACAAAGGTTGTCTTACTGGATAGTGGataccattgttttggcttaccagatGCAGGGTCATCCATACCCCCTAGGGGTGAGGGCACACTCCACTAGGAGCGTGGCCTCCTCCTGGGCTCTAGCACATGGCTCCTTGctaacagacatctgcagaaATGCAGGCTAGGCGACGCCCAACACATTCACCAGGTTCTATAAACTCAGAGTTGAGCCAGGGTCCTCTTATGTACTCGCCTCAAGTAGTGGCCTGTAGTCTGACAGACTCAGTTGTCTTCGCTTGCTCACCATTCCACTCCACAGACTGGATCCATGCAATTTCCTCAGGTTCCTCCAGCACTGTCGATGCTGACACCAGTGGGCATGCCTATTCGGTCAGCCCTTGTCTTAGGCTAGGTGCctccatgtgcatggttccccctATGGCCCCCGTAAGCCTCATTGAGCAGGTGTCTTCCCTTGGCAAGCTTGCcacccctggggttaaaaatccacctttgGCTGCTTCTGCAGAGTTCTTCCATatgtgaccagtcacggaaagtagggacacaagtcggttctggggcattttgagttattcacagattcGGTAAGTGTAGTCTCCaggctttccaacgatgtgtaacacatggaaatctgCTAATATTTAAAGAAGTTGTAGCCATCTGAATGCAGGCATTTAGAAAAATTTAaacgagagaaaacagcctataaagttttgcagttctcacctgttctcacctgctgggagtgacaatagggctcatttacatctcatttagataagccatacCGCCTGTAAAGCTGCACGGTTGCTAGTAACGACAGACGCAACGGGAAAAATCGGACCGCATACGATTAATAATAAAGGGTAGCAAatgctaacattaccatctaaaagcccattatagtaatgtttttttttggcaagtgatacgatgctaacaattacaattaaaacaacagttaagaacaataggtaggtatgggaaggtctaaaTATAAGATAATGTTGTAcgtgttcttagaatgaacacaaaacgacaaactttggtgtttatggaaacacaccccataagaaacagaaaagtattcttgcaaatCTTGTTGCCTCCATTGAAATAAGTCATTCTGGCATACTTTCTGTTTGTCAGGGTCTTCTTAGTGGATGTACTGTGCGTCTATTTGAAGGAGAGAAAGATAGAGAAATGGGTACAGTCCGTAaccgtggctatagtgtaggggtaaggcgcatgtcatcaagttttgGCGAAAAAacggtaaaaaaaaacaggttcgaatccgccttttgccacactctctaacagagaaacacttattaataaacacatgttagatgctttatttccacttttctaatattttctcaattctttttgaaaataaatgcctttccaatctgatatgtgatgggaaaagggagtagcgagagtgtggcaaaaggcagatctgaacctctgatcgattttcgtcaaaacttgatgacatgcgccttacccctacactacagccacggtTACAGATTTTacccatttctctgtctttatccctgtcaaatgttactatcgatatagcctctgatttcttacggtccaactcgtctgacaccagtctgatacattcttcctcttcttcatcttcgctcagttgtagattagggtATTATTCAGTCTTATTATGCCGCTTTCATCGTCGCTCAGATCATCTCTACAGCCGGCCAGAGCGCTGCATAAATAATTAGCCACGCGACCCTTGGAGGGCGGGGCAATAACAAAAGCCAGTATGGAAATACAAACAGACAAAACAAGACGATTTAAACCTCAAAATGTACGCTTTTAAATATACCATTAATGCCATCTCAAACACGGAGATCTTTCTTCGTGAtttcaactaacagattctgcaaaaaagcgAAAATCACATAATTCGAAAAAAACCCTGcttctttctcattttgctcGAAAGTTGAgctgccgacttgtgtccctggtttccgTGACGGGTCACATATGCAGCCCTTAGCGGGTCATATGCGTATCCTTAAGTCCTCCCTGCGGTTAGGCATCTTCACACATATCTCCACCTTGAATATGtttcccagtgtaccttggtattcctgtgTTAAGTTGGAAGTCCTTCATCCATACTAGTCTTACGGTACTCACACTTATGCAGGGCACTGAATGTCAGCTGAGTGGCTGAGTGATTATACTGGGACcaccattcgtcagtcactgacgttactcgAAGCGACGGAATGAAAGGGATCATCTTGGTTAAGTATCTCttaggagggaacggagacgtaacgtccctcTGCCACTTCTGCAGGACCGCTGGAATGGCTGGGAGTTCAGTCACAAAATGTGACATTGTCAGCATACTTCCTTATATACTCACAGTGTAGGGCGGAGTTACGATATGGAAATTACGCATGCCCATGGTATTTCATTCCCATTGGGCGCTTTGTTACATCTCAAagatgataggcttctaagcaAAACCCCCATTCATCAGTCACTGGCGttacgtctccattccctccccAGCTCATGATACAGCAAAATAATGAGGTCtgtcattaaaatataattttttccaCTCACCTCAAGATTTTACATTACCATGTTACCTTAGGGGCTCTCTAGATTTTCCTCGTATCTCATATCTCATATCTCATATccataaatatgcaaattagcccaGCCTCTATTCACTCATACCAGCTCAGAGACCCATTTGGTCTGAAGTAAACCAAATGCTGCAaaattgtatttctttttataatGTCGGACACATGATAGTAATTATTATGATTAGCCTTTTGACTGACTATAAAactgttacacaaaccatgtttcCGTTCGCCATCTCAAACGCTAACATAATAATACTGCATAATTCACCCGCTATATTGCTGAATATACctgatttttcatatcaacagaaaaatatccCAGGATAGCCTGCTTCTTTTGAGACTCCCTGCTTCAGAGAATAGTTAATAATATGCAAAAGCCTTGCCCCCCTCATGACATGATTGGTTACAGGGTGGTTTGTGAAATCAGAAACGCCAGCaatttcaaactgttttttcagTGTCTTTGGTACACTCCcagttttaaagagaaaatactCTCTTTAAAATGAAAGCAATGGTGTTCACTGATGAATTTGCGcatggtttgtctgaaagcatatcataaacaccacatagacatataaacaacattgAACAcctgattttcaccacaggtgGTCTTTAAAAGATATCATCTCAACTTTTGTCTTCAATAGTGTTCCTAACCTTTTAATGTTACATTAAAAGGTAGATTGGTCTAATTTGAATTGGCAAATGAAGAGGCAGAGGAGCAGAGTGAGTTCGGCAAAAGGTGTAATCAAACGTGGGTTGATTTGCATCAAAACTTTCTGCCACACAACACTACTACTTTTGACAATCCACTGTCTTCCGTaatttgtctggcccaatcagacATCAGTGGGCGAAGTTAGTGTAAATAGTCTTTGCCAAAAGGCGGGCATTTAGCACTGAATGCAAATAGTAGctccagtttttttttaaattcagttacATAAAGTAAATTGGTCTAATTTGAATGGGAAAAGTAAGACTGATTCCCTTGGTTAGCTGgtagttaaacagaaaatactgcCAATTTGAAAGGATTTTGGGTCCCAAGTGTCTTTTATGTGCCAACATAATTTGAAAcagtgcacttattgtgtacatacatgtattTGTACattgtatgtatttttaaaaataccagCATGTATACACTGTTATCCCCATACCTACCCATACAACCAAACCTCAAAAGCTTTTGCAACACAATACATGCACTGTCTCTAGCATTTTGATATAAATACATAGTAAAGACACCTAATATTAAGTGTGCCACATGTTGTTCTACTTGAGACAAGCTCTCATAGATATAACACAGCACAAACGGCTAATTTTGAATGCCAGTTCCTGACAGCTCTGTGAAATCTTATTTCCTCTCGGCTCACTTTGACAGATACCTCGGATCATTCTGACTCACCCCTCGACCTCAGATGAAGATGTGGAGCCGCTGACGCAGGGCCAAGATGATGGAGACTTCGATTCTGACTTCAGTGACTCAGAGAGTCACTTTTACTCTGACTGCTTGAATAATGCTTTCTATCCTCTGTGACAGCCTCACACTGGCCTCAGGTACTTCATCACTTTTG
This window encodes:
- the LOC137044964 gene encoding protein scribble homolog: MPLTADCGIFSSEDISQMDLLHRWKLIKLQIKVNGQRGGLGICIAGGKGSLPYKENDEGIFISRVSKGGPAEKAGLHVGDRVLEVNGQDMQEVSHHEAVSVLRNAGSCIKMKVLRERCVAMERKAHERADTNETDPQVSQEWDVTMSNNRSSGPQSSTDPMLDCSSLTNRIEAMVCNGNGLNEAVQDLWPMKEMETFRNNALQVMKNTMTIPRIILTHPSTSDEDVEPLTQGQDDGDFDSDFSDSESHFYSDCLNNAFYPL